From Psychrobacillus sp. FSL K6-2836, a single genomic window includes:
- the upp gene encoding uracil phosphoribosyltransferase, with product MPKVFVFDHPLIQHKLTYIRDVKTGTKEFRELVDEVATLMAFEITREMPLEETEVETPVQLTKSKVLAGKKMGIVPILRAGIGMVDGILKLIPAAKVGHIGLYRDPQTLKPVEYYVKLPADVAERDFILVDPMLATGGSAIEAVNSLKTRGATSIKFMCLIAAPEGVEALQQAHPDVDIYIAALDEKLNDHGYIVPGLGDAGDRLFGTK from the coding sequence ATGCCAAAAGTATTTGTATTTGACCACCCCCTTATTCAACACAAACTTACATATATTCGCGATGTAAAAACAGGCACAAAAGAATTTCGTGAATTAGTAGATGAAGTTGCTACACTCATGGCGTTTGAGATTACGCGAGAAATGCCGTTGGAGGAAACAGAAGTAGAAACTCCAGTTCAACTTACAAAATCGAAAGTGCTTGCTGGGAAGAAAATGGGGATAGTTCCTATATTACGTGCTGGAATAGGGATGGTTGATGGAATCCTTAAGTTAATCCCAGCTGCAAAAGTAGGACATATTGGACTTTACCGTGATCCACAAACATTAAAGCCAGTGGAATATTACGTAAAGCTTCCTGCAGACGTAGCAGAACGTGATTTCATTTTGGTAGATCCAATGCTAGCTACAGGTGGTTCAGCAATCGAAGCGGTAAACTCTCTTAAAACGCGTGGAGCGACAAGCATTAAATTTATGTGTTTAATCGCAGCACCTGAAGGCGTAGAAGCTCTTCAACAAGCACATCCAGACGTAGATATTTATATTGCTGCACTTGATGAGAAGTTAAATGATCACGGATATATCGTTCCTGGTTTAGGGGATGCTGGTGACCGTTTGTTTGGTACAAAATAA
- the rpiB gene encoding ribose 5-phosphate isomerase B, whose translation MKIAISSDHGGNNLRQEIIQLLEELGLSYEDFGPKSNDSVDYPDFAMPVAEGVANGNFDRGILICGTGIGMSIAANKVKGIRCALVHDVFSAKATRSHNDSNIIAMGERVIGAGLAREIVSTWLAQDFEGGRHVRRVEKISEIENA comes from the coding sequence TTGAAAATTGCAATTTCTTCTGATCATGGTGGAAATAATCTTCGTCAGGAAATTATACAGCTTCTTGAAGAATTAGGATTATCTTATGAAGATTTTGGACCAAAAAGTAACGATTCAGTTGACTATCCAGACTTTGCAATGCCTGTAGCAGAGGGTGTGGCAAATGGTAATTTCGATCGTGGTATTTTAATCTGCGGTACTGGTATCGGTATGTCTATTGCAGCAAACAAAGTTAAAGGCATTCGTTGTGCATTAGTTCATGATGTATTTTCTGCGAAGGCTACTAGAAGTCACAATGACTCTAACATTATCGCAATGGGTGAACGTGTTATTGGCGCAGGGCTTGCAAGAGAAATAGTTTCGACTTGGCTTGCACAGGATTTTGAAGGTGGACGTCATGTACGTCGCGTAGAAAAGATTTCAGAAATAGAAAACGCATAG
- a CDS encoding methyl-accepting chemotaxis protein, with protein MNEKKKKHSFGLQKKIVLFVAILALITYTTSALFIRFIQPLLFDGATNSWGFEIATYALGILWSGILAYFFSGLLIKPLFNLEKVAILASEGKIGVDVEVPKSKDEIQSVAIAFQSMLVNLREMVLSIEDNFDKTNKTVQQLSVESSAASEQAEAIAHTIAQISEGAEQSAVAVQETAESVEDVRVLASEVNLRAEKSSKQSNEMITGLSQTTEVIQTLVNGIQKIASGSEAALGNVHQLEENAGKVESIIQLVGDIAAQTNLLALNASIEAARAGEHGKGFAVVAEEVRKLADESAKAVQGISELILAIQTDVQTVVRQMTDQVSFAVGEAKRVSETNEAIEGMSTKIHEMAESVVEISSLVEKQLTNIESTARQSQEVAAIAEETSAGAEEVRSATDEQARSIEQIESVSYGLKQQSEELFKVISQFDRKSN; from the coding sequence ATGAACGAAAAAAAGAAAAAGCACAGTTTTGGTCTTCAAAAGAAGATTGTGTTATTTGTAGCTATTTTGGCATTAATTACGTATACGACAAGTGCTTTATTTATCCGCTTTATACAACCGCTATTGTTTGATGGAGCAACGAATTCTTGGGGATTTGAGATTGCAACATATGCACTTGGGATTTTATGGTCTGGTATTCTAGCTTATTTCTTCAGTGGTCTTCTTATCAAGCCTTTATTCAACTTAGAAAAAGTCGCAATATTAGCCTCAGAAGGAAAAATTGGTGTTGATGTCGAGGTGCCGAAATCGAAAGATGAGATACAGTCGGTGGCTATCGCATTTCAGTCTATGTTAGTGAATTTAAGAGAAATGGTGCTAAGTATTGAAGATAACTTTGACAAAACAAATAAAACAGTACAGCAGCTTTCAGTAGAATCATCCGCCGCTTCAGAGCAGGCAGAAGCAATCGCTCATACGATAGCCCAAATTTCAGAAGGTGCAGAGCAGTCAGCCGTAGCGGTTCAAGAAACAGCCGAATCAGTAGAAGATGTACGAGTATTGGCTTCAGAAGTAAATCTTCGTGCAGAAAAGTCTTCTAAACAATCCAATGAAATGATAACAGGTTTATCCCAAACTACAGAGGTTATCCAGACGCTAGTAAATGGGATTCAAAAAATTGCTTCTGGTAGTGAAGCTGCCCTTGGGAATGTTCATCAATTAGAAGAAAATGCAGGGAAAGTAGAAAGTATTATTCAATTGGTAGGAGATATTGCAGCACAAACGAATTTGCTTGCACTAAATGCATCTATTGAAGCGGCACGTGCTGGAGAACATGGTAAAGGATTTGCGGTCGTAGCAGAGGAAGTTCGTAAACTAGCAGATGAAAGTGCTAAAGCTGTACAAGGTATTTCTGAACTGATTTTAGCTATTCAAACGGATGTACAAACGGTGGTCCGTCAGATGACAGATCAAGTAAGCTTTGCAGTTGGAGAGGCTAAACGGGTTTCCGAAACAAATGAAGCAATTGAAGGAATGTCTACAAAGATTCATGAGATGGCGGAATCGGTAGTTGAAATTTCCTCACTAGTAGAAAAACAATTAACAAATATAGAAAGTACAGCACGTCAGTCACAGGAAGTAGCGGCCATTGCTGAAGAAACATCTGCAGGAGCAGAAGAGGTTCGCAGTGCAACGGATGAACAAGCCCGTTCCATCGAGCAAATTGAATCTGTATCCTACGGGTTAAAGCAACAATCAGAAGAGCTATTTAAAGTAATATCTCAATTTGATCGGAAATCCAATTAA
- a CDS encoding low molecular weight protein arginine phosphatase codes for MNILFVCTGNTCRSPIAEALLKSQNIDGMEVRSAGIYAMNGGRISRNGQLVLEQEMIPFTHATASVDEALVDWADLILTMTASHKHAIILGFPHAISKVYMYKEFVTPEDVRDVSDPYGGDLFTYESTFRELQVLTDELVKKLQGETG; via the coding sequence ATGAATATTCTGTTTGTTTGCACAGGTAACACATGTCGGAGTCCGATTGCCGAGGCATTATTAAAGTCTCAAAACATTGATGGTATGGAGGTTCGATCTGCTGGCATCTATGCTATGAACGGCGGGCGAATATCAAGAAATGGACAATTAGTATTAGAACAAGAAATGATTCCATTTACACATGCAACTGCTTCTGTAGATGAGGCGTTGGTAGACTGGGCAGATCTAATCCTAACGATGACTGCCTCTCACAAACATGCAATTATTTTAGGATTCCCTCATGCAATCTCAAAAGTGTATATGTACAAAGAGTTTGTAACCCCTGAAGATGTAAGGGATGTATCTGATCCGTATGGGGGAGATTTGTTTACATATGAAAGTACCTTTCGAGAACTACAAGTACTAACAGATGAACTAGTGAAAAAACTACAGGGGGAAACGGGATGA
- the wecB gene encoding non-hydrolyzing UDP-N-acetylglucosamine 2-epimerase, whose product MRKYKVMTIFGTRPEAIKMAPLVLELQKHPEEIESLVTVTAQHRQMLDQVLDTFNIKPDYDLNMMKDRQTLVDITTRALEGLDKVMKEAKPDIVLVHGDTSTTFVASLAAFYNQIAIGHVEAGLRTWNKFSPFPEEMNRQLTGVMADIHFAPTVKSEKNLLEENKQKDTIFVTGNTAIDALKTTVKDDYTHPILEQLEGSRIILLTAHRRENLGEPMRNMFRAINRLLMEHKDVQVIYPVHMNPAVREIANEILGDHERIHLIEPLEVLDFHNFAARSHIILTDSGGVQEEAPSLGKPVIVLRDTTERPEGIEAGTLKLAGTEEETIYQLTNELLSDEVAYHTMSKASNPYGDGKASQRIVEILINFLQKAEK is encoded by the coding sequence ATGCGTAAATATAAAGTAATGACGATTTTTGGTACGAGACCAGAGGCGATTAAAATGGCCCCACTTGTCTTAGAACTTCAAAAACATCCCGAAGAGATTGAATCGCTGGTAACGGTGACTGCTCAACATCGTCAAATGCTTGATCAAGTATTGGATACATTTAACATAAAACCAGATTATGACTTAAATATGATGAAAGACCGTCAAACATTAGTAGATATAACGACTAGAGCACTTGAAGGCTTAGATAAAGTGATGAAAGAAGCTAAACCTGATATTGTACTTGTTCATGGAGATACTTCTACTACTTTTGTGGCAAGTCTAGCAGCATTCTATAACCAAATTGCTATTGGTCATGTAGAAGCAGGATTACGTACATGGAATAAGTTTTCACCTTTTCCTGAAGAGATGAACCGACAACTAACTGGAGTAATGGCAGATATTCATTTTGCTCCTACTGTAAAATCGGAAAAAAATCTATTAGAAGAGAACAAGCAAAAAGACACTATTTTTGTTACTGGCAATACGGCTATTGATGCTTTGAAAACGACAGTAAAAGACGATTATACACATCCTATCTTAGAGCAACTTGAAGGAAGTAGAATTATCTTATTAACTGCGCATAGACGAGAGAATCTAGGCGAACCAATGCGGAATATGTTCCGTGCCATTAACAGATTACTTATGGAACATAAAGATGTACAAGTAATCTATCCAGTTCACATGAATCCAGCAGTTAGGGAAATTGCCAATGAAATATTAGGAGATCATGAACGGATCCATTTAATAGAACCATTAGAAGTTCTAGATTTCCATAACTTCGCTGCACGTTCTCATATAATATTGACTGATTCAGGTGGTGTTCAAGAAGAAGCTCCTTCTCTTGGAAAACCAGTTATTGTTCTTCGAGATACTACGGAACGTCCAGAAGGTATAGAAGCTGGCACGCTGAAACTTGCCGGTACAGAAGAAGAAACCATCTACCAATTAACAAATGAATTACTATCCGATGAAGTAGCGTATCATACGATGTCTAAAGCAAGTAATCCTTATGGTGATGGAAAGGCTTCACAAAGAATAGTTGAAATTTTAATAAACTTCCTTCAAAAAGCAGAAAAATAA
- a CDS encoding stage II sporulation protein R: protein MLPDYEIKKAPSIGKQIDAVIFFVWMLLLIQFCLFLLFQQGEEVEGIRFRLIANSNTIEDQQVKNNVKHHIEPILLNYESNPQKTYNELEQAVEKLSNSLDTNITITKGQASFPPKVWNEGISSQMMAESIVISIGNARGDNWWCALFPKVCYKEEVKEEKPKFWVWEWLKKKFST from the coding sequence ATGTTACCAGATTACGAGATTAAGAAAGCACCTAGTATAGGGAAACAAATAGATGCAGTAATTTTCTTTGTTTGGATGCTGTTATTAATTCAGTTTTGCTTATTTTTACTGTTTCAACAAGGAGAAGAAGTAGAGGGTATTCGTTTCCGACTAATAGCAAATAGTAATACTATAGAAGATCAACAAGTAAAAAATAACGTGAAGCATCATATAGAACCAATCCTACTAAACTACGAAAGTAATCCGCAAAAAACGTATAACGAATTAGAACAGGCTGTTGAGAAACTATCAAACTCATTAGACACTAATATTACGATTACTAAAGGGCAGGCAAGCTTTCCACCGAAAGTTTGGAACGAAGGAATCTCTTCGCAAATGATGGCAGAATCGATTGTTATTTCCATTGGTAACGCAAGAGGAGATAACTGGTGGTGCGCACTTTTTCCGAAGGTATGCTATAAAGAAGAAGTAAAGGAAGAAAAACCTAAATTCTGGGTTTGGGAATGGTTGAAAAAGAAGTTTTCCACATAG
- a CDS encoding manganese efflux pump, with product MWREILAGALMSVDVLILFSLVVYRKQIFTLAAWVASLHMLFPLIGYYAGVVVQNYLAYASPYLSGILLSLVGLQMILAQSPKQVPLLSPYLLAVFASLDTFSVSVSFGMLKLEKFVFILSAGLFSYVAVFIAQKVIFKHTFMNRAIILRLAGVLILLMGILTLRNI from the coding sequence TTGTGGCGTGAAATTTTAGCAGGCGCCTTGATGTCTGTGGATGTACTTATTTTATTTTCATTGGTCGTATATCGAAAGCAAATTTTTACATTGGCTGCATGGGTGGCGTCTTTACATATGCTTTTTCCGTTAATCGGGTATTACGCGGGTGTGGTCGTACAAAATTATTTGGCATATGCTAGTCCTTATTTATCGGGTATTCTTTTGTCGTTAGTAGGATTACAAATGATTTTAGCTCAATCTCCAAAGCAGGTACCACTTCTGTCACCTTATTTACTTGCAGTATTTGCAAGTCTTGATACCTTTTCAGTAAGTGTTTCGTTTGGTATGCTTAAATTAGAAAAGTTTGTGTTTATATTAAGTGCTGGATTATTTTCCTATGTCGCTGTATTTATAGCGCAAAAGGTTATATTTAAACATACTTTTATGAACCGAGCGATTATATTAAGGTTAGCAGGTGTGCTCATTTTGTTAATGGGTATTCTCACGTTACGAAATATTTAA
- a CDS encoding L-threonylcarbamoyladenylate synthase: MKTTIAIVDNLSTNQSSYAQAVDLLTKGEVVAFPTETVYGLGAIATSEEAVAKIFEAKGRPQDNPLIVHIGSKEEIKAFTRDIPKLAEVCMDMFWPGPLTLILPLKTNSLAKNVTAGLQSVGVRMPEHKVALELLKLLKQPVAAPSANKSGKPSPTKAAHVYHDLEGKIPLILDGGTTGIGLESTVIDFTSEVPTILRPGGVTKEMLEKVIGQVGEAKPTDHEEAPRAPGMKYAHYAPDSPVYLIEDSISKIHEAIEKIHNEQKKVAVIASESFNQVKADYFFSLGKKGQLKDAAHLLYQALRDCDETDVDIILVPVLSKEGVGTAIMNRLEKAANSKWFYS, from the coding sequence ATGAAAACTACAATCGCAATTGTGGATAATTTATCAACAAATCAGTCAAGTTATGCACAGGCTGTGGATTTATTAACAAAAGGGGAAGTAGTAGCTTTTCCAACTGAAACTGTATATGGATTAGGTGCGATTGCTACAAGTGAAGAAGCTGTAGCTAAAATATTCGAAGCAAAAGGAAGACCACAAGATAATCCACTTATTGTTCACATTGGCTCCAAAGAAGAGATAAAGGCATTTACTCGTGATATACCAAAGCTTGCGGAAGTATGTATGGATATGTTTTGGCCAGGCCCATTAACACTTATCTTGCCATTAAAAACAAATAGTTTGGCTAAAAATGTGACAGCGGGACTACAATCAGTAGGGGTTAGAATGCCAGAGCATAAGGTAGCCCTTGAACTATTAAAACTATTAAAACAGCCAGTTGCTGCTCCTAGTGCAAATAAAAGCGGAAAGCCTAGTCCAACAAAAGCTGCTCATGTTTATCATGATTTAGAAGGTAAAATTCCCCTTATTTTAGATGGTGGAACAACAGGCATCGGATTGGAATCTACTGTGATAGATTTTACTAGTGAAGTACCAACTATTCTTCGTCCGGGTGGAGTTACAAAAGAAATGTTAGAAAAAGTGATTGGGCAAGTCGGTGAAGCAAAACCAACAGATCATGAAGAAGCACCACGAGCTCCGGGTATGAAATATGCACATTACGCACCTGATTCACCAGTCTATTTAATAGAAGATTCTATATCGAAAATCCATGAAGCAATAGAAAAAATACATAATGAACAGAAAAAGGTAGCGGTAATCGCAAGTGAATCATTTAATCAGGTAAAAGCGGACTATTTCTTTTCTTTAGGAAAAAAAGGTCAGCTGAAAGATGCAGCTCATTTACTGTATCAAGCATTAAGAGATTGTGATGAAACAGACGTCGATATTATTCTAGTACCGGTTCTTTCTAAAGAAGGAGTCGGAACGGCGATTATGAATCGTCTGGAAAAAGCGGCAAATAGTAAATGGTTTTATAGCTAA
- a CDS encoding TIGR01440 family protein, with amino-acid sequence MEAKSLWVEQIEQLLLEVEQQIVFHENDLFVVGCSTSEIIGEKIGTAGGIKVAEVLFTPLQAFAKRNNIHLAFQGCEHINRAVTMERKSQVLYRLQEVSVIPVVRAGGSMSAYAYSHFNDPVVVEHVQAHAGIDIGQTLIGMQLQPVAVPIRLSIKKIGEAIVLIAKTRPKLIGGERAFYG; translated from the coding sequence ATGGAAGCAAAAAGTTTGTGGGTAGAACAAATCGAACAGCTTCTTTTAGAAGTGGAGCAGCAAATCGTGTTTCATGAAAATGATTTATTCGTCGTTGGATGTTCGACCTCAGAAATTATTGGTGAAAAAATTGGAACTGCAGGCGGCATAAAAGTTGCCGAGGTTTTATTCACCCCTTTACAAGCATTTGCAAAACGCAACAATATCCATTTAGCTTTTCAAGGCTGCGAACATATTAATCGCGCCGTTACAATGGAAAGAAAATCACAAGTATTATATAGATTACAAGAAGTGTCAGTTATACCGGTGGTTCGTGCAGGTGGCTCTATGTCTGCATATGCCTACTCACATTTTAATGACCCTGTTGTAGTCGAGCATGTCCAAGCACATGCCGGCATTGATATAGGACAAACTTTAATTGGTATGCAGCTTCAACCTGTAGCTGTGCCAATTCGCTTGTCTATAAAGAAAATTGGGGAAGCAATCGTGTTGATTGCAAAAACGCGTCCTAAGCTAATTGGCGGAGAGCGTGCATTTTACGGATGA
- the prfA gene encoding peptide chain release factor 1, translated as MFDRLQSVEDRYNNLNELLSDPEVVNDLNKLREYSKEQSDLQATVDAYREYKEVKSQYKDSKQMLEEKLDADMRDMVKEEVSELEGQIETLEERLRLLLIPKDPNDDKNVIMEIRGAAGGDEAALFAGNLFRMYSRYAETQGWKIDIMESNPTGLGGFKEIIFMINGKSAFSKMKYENGAHRVQRVPETESGGRIHTSTATVAVLPEAEEVDVEIHEKEVRVDTFASSGAGGQSVNTTMSAVRMTHLPTGITVSMQDEKSQIKNREKAMKILRARVADKFRQEAQAEYDAVRKSAVGTGDRSERIRTYNYPQNRVTDHRIGLTLQKLDQVLEGKMDEVIDALIMEDQAEKLERMNDTNV; from the coding sequence ATGTTTGATCGATTACAATCGGTAGAAGATCGTTATAATAATTTAAATGAATTGCTTAGTGACCCTGAAGTGGTCAATGATCTAAATAAGCTAAGAGAATATTCAAAAGAGCAATCGGATTTGCAAGCAACTGTTGACGCGTACCGTGAATACAAGGAAGTTAAAAGCCAATATAAAGACTCGAAGCAAATGCTAGAGGAAAAGTTAGACGCGGATATGCGAGATATGGTAAAAGAAGAAGTTAGTGAATTAGAAGGCCAAATAGAAACATTGGAAGAACGACTAAGACTGTTGTTGATTCCAAAGGATCCAAATGATGATAAAAACGTTATTATGGAGATTCGTGGGGCTGCTGGTGGAGACGAAGCTGCGTTATTTGCAGGGAATTTGTTCCGCATGTATAGCAGATATGCAGAAACACAAGGTTGGAAAATTGATATTATGGAATCCAATCCTACTGGTCTTGGCGGCTTCAAAGAAATCATTTTTATGATTAACGGAAAAAGTGCGTTTTCAAAAATGAAGTATGAAAACGGCGCACACCGAGTACAACGTGTTCCAGAAACAGAATCTGGAGGACGTATTCATACTTCTACAGCTACTGTTGCCGTATTGCCGGAAGCAGAGGAAGTAGATGTGGAGATTCATGAGAAGGAAGTTCGTGTCGATACATTCGCTTCATCTGGTGCTGGAGGACAATCGGTAAATACAACGATGTCTGCAGTTCGAATGACGCATTTACCTACTGGAATTACTGTTTCCATGCAAGATGAAAAATCACAGATCAAAAATAGAGAAAAAGCGATGAAAATTCTTCGTGCCCGCGTAGCAGATAAATTCCGTCAAGAAGCACAAGCAGAATATGATGCAGTTCGTAAATCTGCAGTAGGAACTGGTGACCGTTCGGAGCGTATTCGTACGTATAACTATCCGCAAAATCGTGTGACCGATCACCGTATTGGATTAACCTTGCAAAAACTCGATCAAGTCCTAGAAGGTAAAATGGATGAAGTGATCGATGCATTAATAATGGAAGATCAAGCAGAAAAATTAGAGAGAATGAACGATACCAATGTGTAA
- the prmC gene encoding peptide chain release factor N(5)-glutamine methyltransferase: MCKTNFEALTRASSFLAENNREKEVARYLLQHVLQKNYSELMMTIYEEITPEAYQTFWDYVEEHATGRPFQYIIGQENFYGRDFLVNEHVLIPRPETEELIEEVKKRTANLFEANKSIKIADIGTGSGAIALTIKKEISNVKVTATDISPEALVVAKKNAERLEAKVEFKQGDLLAPIADQKWDIILSNPPYIGSHEAEDLSDTVIDYEPHLALFAEEDGLQLYRKMAAQLPGMMNIPSFIGFEIGYAQGPAVQKMLQNAFPLALVEVVQDINQKNRFIFCTITE, translated from the coding sequence ATGTGTAAAACAAATTTTGAGGCCCTAACACGGGCTTCTTCTTTTTTAGCAGAAAATAATCGTGAAAAAGAAGTTGCTCGCTACTTATTGCAGCATGTCTTACAGAAAAACTATTCCGAGTTAATGATGACTATATATGAAGAAATAACTCCAGAAGCCTATCAAACCTTTTGGGATTATGTCGAAGAGCACGCAACTGGTCGCCCTTTCCAATATATCATCGGACAGGAGAACTTTTACGGGCGTGATTTTCTAGTGAATGAACATGTTCTGATCCCAAGGCCAGAAACAGAAGAATTGATTGAAGAGGTTAAAAAAAGAACTGCAAACCTTTTTGAGGCAAATAAATCAATAAAAATTGCTGATATTGGAACTGGCAGTGGTGCTATAGCTTTGACGATAAAAAAAGAAATTTCAAATGTAAAAGTGACTGCAACAGACATATCCCCTGAAGCTTTGGTAGTTGCTAAAAAGAATGCTGAACGCTTAGAAGCGAAAGTAGAATTTAAGCAAGGGGATTTACTAGCGCCAATTGCCGATCAAAAATGGGATATTATTTTATCCAACCCTCCTTATATAGGATCACATGAAGCTGAAGATTTATCGGACACAGTGATAGATTATGAACCACATCTTGCTTTATTTGCTGAGGAGGATGGTTTACAGCTATATAGAAAAATGGCAGCTCAGCTTCCGGGTATGATGAATATTCCAAGTTTCATCGGTTTTGAAATTGGTTACGCGCAAGGTCCAGCTGTTCAAAAAATGCTTCAAAATGCCTTTCCACTAGCGCTTGTAGAAGTTGTTCAGGATATTAATCAAAAAAATCGCTTTATTTTTTGTACAATCACTGAATAA
- the glyA gene encoding serine hydroxymethyltransferase has product MNFEEERIVEKILSQDPAVYEAMLAEKKRQQSNIELIASENFVSEAVMEAQGSVLTNKYAEGYPGKRYYGGCEHVDVVENIARDRLKEIFGAEHANVQPHSGSQANMAVYMTALQPGDTILGMNLSHGGHLTHGSPVNFSGIQYNFIEYGVNKESELIDYEEVRRIALEHQPKMIVAGASAYSRTIDFAKFREIADEIGAYLFVDMAHIAGLVAAGLHPNPVPHAHFVTSTTHKTLRGPRGGLILTTEEFAKKIDKTIFPGIQGGPLMHVIAAKAVAFGEAQKPEFKEYQAQVIANAKALADSLTAEGIRIVSGGTDNHVMLLDVSALELTGKVAEHVLDEVGITVNKNTIPFDTASPFITSGVRIGTPAVTSRGFKEAEMKEIASIIAKLLKNNEDAEVLKEAKERVATLTSNFPLYE; this is encoded by the coding sequence ATGAATTTTGAGGAGGAACGAATAGTGGAGAAAATTTTATCACAAGATCCAGCAGTATATGAGGCAATGTTAGCGGAGAAAAAGCGTCAGCAATCGAATATCGAGTTAATCGCATCGGAAAACTTCGTATCAGAGGCTGTAATGGAAGCACAAGGCTCTGTACTTACCAATAAATATGCAGAAGGTTACCCTGGTAAACGTTACTATGGTGGCTGTGAGCATGTAGATGTAGTGGAAAATATTGCACGTGATCGTTTGAAAGAAATTTTTGGTGCAGAGCATGCCAATGTCCAACCACATTCAGGTTCTCAAGCGAATATGGCAGTTTACATGACTGCACTGCAACCGGGTGACACAATCCTAGGGATGAATTTGTCTCATGGTGGGCACTTAACGCATGGTTCTCCTGTCAATTTTAGTGGAATTCAATATAACTTTATCGAGTACGGTGTTAACAAAGAATCAGAACTAATCGATTATGAAGAAGTCCGTAGAATCGCATTAGAGCACCAGCCAAAAATGATCGTTGCTGGAGCAAGTGCTTATTCACGTACAATTGACTTCGCTAAATTCCGTGAAATTGCAGATGAAATTGGTGCATACCTATTTGTAGATATGGCTCATATCGCAGGCTTAGTAGCTGCTGGTCTTCATCCTAACCCAGTACCACATGCACATTTTGTAACATCTACAACACATAAAACATTACGTGGACCACGTGGTGGATTAATCTTAACGACAGAAGAGTTTGCGAAGAAAATTGATAAAACAATTTTCCCAGGAATTCAAGGTGGCCCATTAATGCACGTAATTGCAGCTAAAGCTGTAGCATTTGGTGAAGCACAGAAACCAGAATTTAAAGAGTACCAAGCACAAGTAATTGCCAATGCAAAAGCTTTAGCAGACAGTCTAACTGCAGAGGGAATCCGTATCGTTTCTGGTGGTACAGATAACCACGTTATGCTATTAGACGTATCTGCTCTTGAGCTGACTGGTAAAGTAGCGGAGCATGTCCTTGATGAGGTTGGAATCACAGTAAACAAAAACACAATCCCATTCGATACAGCAAGTCCATTCATCACTTCAGGTGTCCGCATTGGTACACCAGCTGTAACATCTCGTGGATTTAAAGAAGCAGAAATGAAAGAAATCGCATCTATCATTGCAAAACTATTAAAAAATAACGAGGATGCAGAAGTACTAAAAGAAGCAAAAGAAAGAGTTGCAACATTAACAAGTAACTTCCCATTATACGAATAG